The nucleotide window TACATTCTGCTTTTCCCTGTAGTTTGTCCAGTGTTTAGAGATTGCCAAAGATACAATATCACATTACTGCTGACAATTGTTGATTGGGTAAACCCCGATCTTCAGTCTCACCCTTTATGCAATGGAGCAAaagcacaggtggcacagtggttagcaccactgcctcacagcaccagggacccgggttcgattccagcctcgggtcactgtctgtgtggagtttgcacattctccccgtgtctgcgtgagtttcctccggatgctccagtttcctcccacagtccaaagatgtgcgggttaggtggattggctatgctaaattctctgtgtacccaaacaggcgccggagtgtggcgactagggggattttcacagtaacttcattgcagtgtgaatgtatgcACTACAGTTTGTTACAGAATATTCAGTTACATTGTCTGGAGGTCAAGGCCAGCGTATTGCACCAAGTATTTAGAATGCAGTCGGTGGTACTTTATCTGTGAAAATTGCCATCAACAATTCATGTCGAACGAAGGTCGTGAAATCCATCAGCAGAACCAAATGCATACCTTTGGATAGAGTATCTTATTCTCCACATAAATCTTCAAATACAGCTCGTATAGGATATCTGGAATAGAACttgtgctggagatctgaaattaaaacaaaagtgCCAGACGTCATTCCACCAGTCTGAGAGTTTGGGCAGGATAGAGaggtcagaattctctgacctccccgtgactgggattctccagtcccgctgctgtaaaTGGATGTTTGGCCGAGCGCCagtttctccattctcgctggcagcagtgagtgcacgagattggagaatcccagcctgtgtgaaagtttcaggtcaataacctttcaGCGGAAATGGGGGAAGTTGCAACGCAAGAGGTTTGGGAGTCAGGGAAAGGGGGGACGGAACTGTGGGAAGAACTACTAACAGGGGAGGTATGTGATAGGGCAgaaaggagagagcagtgttcatggTGCCAAGGCCCATGGGAGTGAGAAAAAAAACAAGACAACACGTGACTAGAGGAGGAGTGAATGGCAAGGCCTAGAATAATTGCcacatgaaagcaaatggagagaGACCAGCACAGGAACAAAGGGTGGTCATGGTGGTTACAATCTAAAATTGTTCAACTACATGTCACGTCCAGAGGCTGTGAAACGCACAGTCGAAAGGGGAGGTTCTGTTTctggagcttcactggaacattcaggaaggacaggaaggTCAGATTGGAGGCATTGCCCGTCATGTGGACTGAGCAGAGCTGTCCCACAAAGCTGTCGCCTAGTCTGCGTTTGGCCGTGCCAATGTGAAGGAAGGCGGATTGCGGGCAGCGAATCCAGTCTACTAAATTTAAACCAATCTCTGTTTCATCCAGGAGAGCTTGGGCCTTGGTTggcaagggaggggaggggagggagggaggttataAATGTTGGCATCTCCTGTGCTTAACAGGTGCTGTATGAAGGGGAGGGGTGTTGAAGAAGGGGGTGAGGGTATCATGATGGGAACTATCCCTTAGGCCTGGtcaggtgctctttcggagagtcagtgcagactcgatgggctgaatggcctccttctgcattttatggagcagagtggcaatgggaagaTTAGACCAGTTAGTGAAAACATTGGCGTGGCATTCAGTTAACATACGGAAACTATAAgcactggaattctgaaataaaaatagatcaTGCTTGACAATAGTAAAGAGAAAGCATTTTTAATATGAGGCTCCGCTACATTTAGAAGCACAACTTGTCGCTCCTCCAATTTTTACCCGATGACTGTATAGGAAGTAAATCATTCTTTGCAGTAGCTAGCTTTTGCCATTAGATGCCAGTGCCCCAGCTGTATGAGATACTGCAGCCTACCCTCCAGAGAAAGGAAAGAACAAGGGCATGACATCACTCTGTAGATCACTTACCTTGTGTCTCGGGAACCTGGCTTCAAATCTTGGCCAGGTAGCTGTTTTTGAAAGTCATTTGTTGTGCGCTAACTGTATTGATACATCAACTGCTCAGtgcagtctgtgtgtgagagcatgAACTCAAAACTGACCCCCTCCCAATGAGCAAGTCTGTGTCAATGCTTAGAATCATGGAACGCTCACAATCAGAATTTTCTGTTCGTTTTTATTAAATGAATAAATATAACAAAGGACAAAAAGAAACTGAacattccccctcctccccctccctccccccaccccaccagtgcAGTTATTTTAGAACATTCAATTCACCCCTGCTCGGTCAAAGAGTTTGATACAGAACATAAACCCACTTCCCACTGACAACCGTGTGGCTAACCATTTTACCGTCCTTTAGTCGCCAAGTGGTCCGATCGAATTGGATCGCTAAAGAGTTGAGACGCCACATTTGTGTAACTGGTGAGAAACAGAGTCTTCCATTCAGACGGGCAAAGAATCAACTCCTCATTGGTGCAGAACGGAGACCTCTTCGGAACAAAGAGTCCGTGGGGAGACTTACGTTGCCGGCAACCTGTGACAACTTTGGACTTGAGAGGCCAGAGAGGAatttggcggggggtggggaggggggcacgttTCCAATCACCAAAGCAGACATCGGTTTTACTCAACTGAAAAAAAAAGTGCACCAATGAACCATTTTTAGACTTTATTAAGAAATCAAGGAGAATGTTCCGAGGAAGGAGAAATATTTTGGGTATATGATGtttgtcataaaggtttacaattTTTCTCCATCTGACTTACGGCAATGGACATCCTGCAGTGACCTCAAGATTCTGGGTCTGCCAGAATTTTagcgtcccgcccgccatgggaatcggagtgggcgaggggcggaccatgggaaggtccgttgacctcgggagggattttacagTTACAgggacaagcaaggctgtaaaatcccaccccctgtAGTGTAGTGGTAGACTCCCAGTCAGCGACTGGTGCCACTTGCCAGCTGACTATACCTTGGCGAGTAGGAGCCTGCCTGGTTTCGGATCTGGGAGGGTACCAAGAGGTCGAGAGGCAGCTTGTCCCAAAGATCAAGCCCCTCGGCCCAACACTTCCCGATTTCCCAACCCCACTTCCAAAACAACAGATTCCTGAAGCAAGCCACCAATTCCCAAAAAAGGACAGAATatttaaaaaacacacacaaataaataTGAAATCTTTGTACCGCAGTCCAGTTAAGTCTATGATTCAGCACAAAAAGTAAATTAAAAATGTAAGGATTCTCAAAGACTGACAAATCTGAGAATGGGAatcagacccgggtccctggcgctgtgaggcagcagtgctaaccactgtgtcaccatggagACAACAGATGGAATTGGGAAACAGGTGAGTAAAATGCAACCATGGAACTGTGAAACTACCAcactgagaaaaaaaaaactagcaCAATCTGGAATCTGTCCTTCCAGAGATGAACTGGACACCATTGTGAGCAAACATTTAGGGCCAGTATGGTCCAACCAGACGTGTTAACAGATGGGATTTTCCCCCCCCGCAAGTGCATCAATATTAATGTGTTAAAAATTAAAGTGGGCGCTCAGAGTCCCTGTATGTAGTACACAAGCCATTGTGTCTACGAGGTGAAGGACTACATTGGTCTGTGCTGTAGTGATTGGGGTGGGTGGTTGGCTTCTTTGGAATgggatagaatgggaatggagcaAAGACTGTTCACACTAATAACTGGTGGTGAATAACTCAAAATTCCAACGCCGTCACTTCCGCCATTCCTCATTCTCAGGAGGCACGAGAGCAAACAGAAATAAAAAATATTCACAAAAGAAACAGTCAAACCAAATTTGCCTTGTCCTTTCTCCAGTGTGTGAACTGTCAGAAAATTATTCGTGCTCGGAAGGGGAGAATATCTTATCAAGTGAGGGGCACACTAAACAGACAACTATCCTGTGTTGGCGCTGTGCAGGTGACCCACACATTGTCACTTCTTTTCACCCAGATTTCATTTTGTCATATGGAATGTGCAAAGTTCACGAGATTAAACAGACTCTTACTTgcaatttttaaacattttgcaGTGGTAGAATTATTCTGTTATCCACCTTCCCCGTTCTGCTACCCACTGGCAATAGAAACCTTacactgcaggaggccatttggcccatcgggtcggcaccgacacccaggccctaaccctgtaaccccacatatttaccccgctaatccctctaacctacccatcccaggacactaagggggcaatttagcatggccaatccacttaacccgcacatctttggagtgtgggaggaaaccggagcatccggaagaaaccctcgcagacacggggagaacgtgcaaactccacacagtcacccgaggccgggaatcgaacccaggtctctgtagccgagagacagcagtgctaaccactgtggttagGAAAATGAGACGTGGAGGACAATGGCGCATGATGGGCAGTCAGGCGATCCCCGTTCCCCAACAGTGTCAAGATGTCACTTCTGTTGGTCCTCTTTTTGCAAAATTTTGTTAAAAACTCCAGTCGCTATGACAGTGCCAGCTTGGTTTTTCTATGGCAGAACGGGGGCAAtgccctctgggggggggggggggggggaaacattgatttgttAAATAAATTCACAATCTGGCCTTGGTAATGAGACCACGAGTTTGGAGAACGAAGGGTGGAAAACAAGACATTTGTCCGTCTCTCACTTGGAGGACTCTCACCCagtgctgggggggcgggggtcactCACTAATGAAGTGATTCCGTGGTTCTACTCAAGTGGAAGCGTTGCTCAAGTTTGTATGTTGGTGGTGAAGGGAAGTTCAAGATAAGCAATGGGCTCATTCTGTCCAGGTTTACAGGACAGGGATTATTGCTGCCATGGTTTTATTGATTATTTATTCAAGCGCACTAATCCCTTTCTGAAACGGTTTTAACAAGTAACCATCTTTGGGCCATACCTATccctttgtaatatatatatatatataaaaaaacaatCAACTCATTTCACAAGAGGTAGAAATTTTTAAATAAAGATTTCCCTCCTCACTGGATTCTGGTTGGATTGGAAACTGGCACAGGAGCCAAAAATCACCCTTAACATCCCTGGAGTGCATTAGAAACCAACACAGCCGAAGGGCACCATTGGCACAAACCACTATCCTCCTCTCCAGTCCCCCTCTGCTGAAGGCACCAAATCTTCATGGGGTCCTGTTCTCGTGGAGCCGGGGGGGGGTTCTGCAGTACCTCAGCCAAGGTGACTGCCTTCAAGTTCTTATTCGGAGACGTGGTGGCGCCGCTGCCTCCTCCAAAATGTCCCACACCCAGGTTCTGCTGTCCACGAGGGCAGTGGGACATAAACAGGGACAGTCATGAAGAGTGATTCATCCACCCATTGGACCCATTAGTTTCAGATGCCAGTGAGTAACACACTGAGCGTGGCAGAGAAATGGGTGGATTAACTCAGAGGAATCTTAAACTGCAGCAGTAATTCCAGGAGCCAGTACGTAGGGCAAGTGTTCGCATAACTGTAAAAAAAACATGCACACGGGTCAGACCCATCAGATCCTCGCGAGGCAGAGAGGAGGAGACTGTCGATAACTTATTCTCCTCGGGCGGCCATTTTGACATTGGCGCCAACTCAGGATGGCTTCAGGTTCTCAAAGCTTTTCTCCACTCCGTCCTCGTACTGCGGGGGAGGGGTCAGCGGCTCCAAGTTCACCACGGTACTGTTCAGGTTACTCAGGCGCAGTCTAAAGTTTTTGAGGTGTGACTTGTCAGACAGGATCCGCCGAATCCTTTTCGAACTGAACCGCCGGcccgggcggggggagggcggctCGTTGGCCGGCTGCGCGCCCGTGTCTGCCGACGGCGCCACGCCAACCTCGACCAGCGACTCGTAGGATGGGAGGGAGGCCACGTTCTGGTCCCCCAGATTGGGCCCCGGATCCTCTGCTGGTTGGATGAAATCTCCTTGCATGACCTCGTCGTAGCTCGGCACGGCCAAACGTTCGCTGTTGTCTACACcgctgcaaaaaaaaaattaaaaaaaggAGAAATGAACACTGCAAAGTGATGATCTAGAACGGGAGCGAcatagtggcacagcagttagcactgctacctcacagcgccagggacccgggttcaattcccggctcgggtcactgtcagtgtggagtttgcacattctccccgtgtctgcgtgggtttcctccgggtgctccggtttcctcccacactccaaaaggtgtgcgggttaggttgattggccgtgctaaattgccccttagtgtcagggagattagaagggtaaagatgtggggtcacggggatagggcctgggcgggattgtggtcggtgcagacacgatgggccgaatggcctccttctgcactgtagggattctatgaagtgtgcgCGAACTACAGGAAGTGGTTATGTACCAATGTAAACCCATTATATCTTGATGTTTTTTAATCTACTGGTTTGCGCCAGAGAATTTGGATGTTAATCGCTCTACAATCAGTGAATGTCTTCAGTTGCCCACACCCCAAACTCATGAATAACCTCCCTACGCATTCCTCCTCTGATCCTACCATTTTTGACCAAACCCTTTGGTCATCACACCTAACATCTCGTTATAAAACTCAAACACACGGAGCCGCATCCCGTCCCTGTGGGGGCTCCGAGATGTTTCCTTATGttaaaagatgctatataaacgtAAACACGAGTTGTTGTTGTACACACCCTAAGCCACAGGCCCCAAGATGGATGAACTAACTAGCTGCGACGTAGGCAAATCGAAGGGAACAGAAGACTTTAAGCCCTGAACGTCCCCACCCTATCCAGAGGCTTCACTCGTACAACAAGGAGATCCGACAcacctgtggctgtggctacacaaCTCCTTCCGCTCAGCTCACAAATGGACCAACACAGCTGTCGTTCCCATGACAACAGTGTTTAATTCCTGCCCAGTTTGCCTCTCCTGAAGGTGTGGAGGGGCAATCACAAACGCAATATTCCTCCAGTACCTTCCTGTGTGTTAACCCGGACTGCAGGGCTCCAGCTGGCTATTCAACCATGCAGCTCgcaccagagaatccctacaatgcaggaggaggtaattcggcccatcaagtctgtaccaactctccaagggagcatccaatccaagccctgTAGCCCCATATatgtatcccgctaatccccctaaccggcagcacagtggttagcactgctgcccctcaaggccagggatctaggttcgattcccggcttgggtcactgtctgtgcagactccgcacattctccccgtgtctgcgtgggtttccttcgggtgctccgatttcctcccacagtctgaaagatgtgctggttaggtgcattggtcatgctaaattctccctcaatgtccccgaacaggcatcagagtgtggcgactgggggattttcacagtaacttcattgcaatgtgaatgcaaACCTACTCATGAAAcagaaataagctttacttttaaagagttctgtagaaggatcatttagatccagaacattgtgacactaataaataattaaaattagCGATACtaaaggggcatggccaatccacctaaccttcacatctgtgggaggaaaccggagcacccggaggaaacccatgcaaacatggggagaacgtgcaaactccacacagacagtgatccaagcccggaatcgaacccaagtccctggcgctgtgaggcagcagtgctaaccactgtgccgcccacatcacAATATTGTAGCTTCCAGATAGAGGCTTTTTCTTTGGACTTGTGGAACATTTCATGAAAATATATGTTTAATAAGTAATTCAATAAATCTCCTTAATGAGTGTTTTTGAAAAACAGATCCAATATGGAGTCTTTAGATCGTTGTGGAAGGAACGTAGATCCAGAAACACGGCAGAGTTTCCTGCTCTTCAAATCGTgccatggcggagcagattcgatgggccgaatggcctgcttctgctcctattcgTATAGACCTTTTGCTGTCGAGGGGGTCTTGGCTGAAAGTTTGAAAGTGGGcgagacggagtgagagagagagagagagacacacaaatgaGAAACTCGCTCAACAAATATGTTtgtggggcacggtggcacagttagcactactgcctcagtgccagggacccgggttcaattccagcctcgggtcactgtgtggagtttgcatgttctccccgtgtctgcctgggtttcctccgggtgctccggtttcctcccacagtccaaagatgtgcaggttaggttgattggctatgctaaattgcctcttagtgtcaggggcattagcagggtaaatatgtggggttgcgggaatagggcctgggtgggattgttgtcagtgcaggctcgatgggctgaatggcctttttctgcactgtaggttaggtggcttgtgcaggttagatgggttggccatgctaaaaattgcccctttttgaAAAGACGTGTAGGTTTGGGAAATTAGCCCTGGTGTTACAGGGGGTAGGATTGAGTCTGGGTAATATAccctttggagagttggtgcagacttgatggactgaagggcctccttctgtactgtggagaTTCTCTGGTGCTATTTGTACCCTGGCCACTGGATGTGAAGAACAAAAAGATAAAATCTCAAGGCCTCAACAAGTGTAGAGAATTGGACCTCAAGATGTAATGATTCCCACCGAGGCCTAAGTAGCTGCTCGTGAGCCTGGGGCCAACTTCAGGAAGCTGGTGCTTGTGGGCAGGAACATGAATGAGGATAGATCCAGGATCAAAACTAGTGAAATATTTAATGAGGGAGGTGATAAAAATCAGTGCAAGAGGAAGGCAGTAACGCCCGATGACTCAGTGCTCAGTAACAGCCATTCCTCAGCCAGACTGAGGAAATCCCAGATCCCATCCTTCGTTTCTGTCCCGATTAGTCCGGGTTTCACCGAGTCCAGCGGTCTGTAATCACAGCTACCCTCTCAGAGTAGGAAACGCCAGAGCCACACTCCACGTAAACCCTTCCTCAGTTACTGGTCAAAGTGCAGCCACAGCGGACAGGACTTTATTGAGTCAGTTCGTGCTCACAGGGGCAGTGTTGCTGTCAGCGGGAGGGCAATCCAGCAAGGGCCCGTGGAAACACAGGGCAGACAGGGCCAGAGGCACGGGTGTGCCAACATGCCCTTATTTAAGATGGGCACGACAGCATCTTTATCCTGAAAGTtccctcacggtggcacagtggttagcactgccgcctcacagcgccaggttcaattccggcctagggtgactgtgtggagtctgcacattcgccctgtgtctgcgtgaatttcctccgggtgctctagtttcctcccacagtctaaagatttgtaggttaggtggatcgaccgtgctaaattgcccttgggtgtccaaaagatgtggttaggtggattggccatgctaaatggggttacagggatggggcagtttggtgggcctgggcaagatgctctatcggagagtcagtgctgacttgatgggccaaatggcctcctcctgaatcctgtagggattctatggttctatcccatCGCCCCTCCATTTCTTCATCCTTTACATGCAAGCTCAGATGATTATTCGACAAAGGTGGGGGGGGCATCAAGGCCAACCAGGTGCCACCCCCACCCAGCTTCTTCAAGCAAACACTTTCCAGCAGGGGGCACTAGGTGCCAACCATGAATGGTGGCCTTTTGGACAGGAGATGAGGTCACCTGATGACAGATCACGGGGTGGAGTCTGGGAGTTGCTACTCTGTGGGTGCTTTAACATATAATCCAACCACACCAGCCTCACAAGCGAAACATCTGGCACGGAGCGGAGTCGGAATCACATGTACAGACACGTCACGGGACACGCAGACTGCTCTTTACAGACAGGGCTTTTGTACCAACCACCTCCCTGCCTTacggaggtggtggggagggagggagcacagAGCAGTCAGAAACAGCAGCCCATCTCAATGCTGCAAACTCCACGtatagaagaggcctttcggcagAGGCCTGCCCTACAGTTCCAGAGAgacaggttcaaattccacctagtgacagggggaatttaaactcaattcatAAATCCGGAATAATACGCAGTCTCATTAATAAATCACGGAACTacaggattgttgtaaaaaccgatCTGGTGCAGTAATGTCCTTCCCaggagggaatctgccatccttacccggtccgaCCTACATgcggcccccgcccccccaaactcGCAGCAATGTGACTCTCTGAAAACGGCCTGGCAAACCACTCAGTCACGTCAAACTGCCGCAgggagaaacaaaaacaaaaaaccaCCAGGTGTggacccgcaccccccccccacaggtgtgtacctacacccccCCCACAGGTGtgtacccgcaccccccccccacaggtgtggacccgcaccccccccccacaggtgTGTACCCGCACccca belongs to Mustelus asterias chromosome 22, sMusAst1.hap1.1, whole genome shotgun sequence and includes:
- the LOC144509967 gene encoding transmembrane protein 51-like, giving the protein MASENSSGSQYALTALGVGMLALGIIMMVWSVVPGFGKDNATQGGNSSSPAAEESKTKVSQVSYILCAGGVTLLLLSICLSVREKRRRRMQEEVPNIQYEPTMLPSSGVDNSERLAVPSYDEVMQGDFIQPAEDPGPNLGDQNVASLPSYESLVEVGVAPSADTGAQPANEPPSPRPGRRFSSKRIRRILSDKSHLKNFRLRLSNLNSTVVNLEPLTPPPQYEDGVEKSFENLKPS